Proteins from a genomic interval of Arthrobacter sp. CAN_C5:
- the pstA gene encoding phosphate ABC transporter permease PstA gives MSNATMTRRPSQFTKNKLPKWSIWAVLAGAIILGAAFSALLGFSPIAMAIFTAVFFVVGGTVVSAVVEGGRKARDRLATYLIYGAFIIAVLPLISVIWTVLERGMPGLTYNFLFRSMNGLTGAIDNQTVIDGTPVLGGAYHAILGTLQITLWATIISVPVGLLAAIYLVEYSTGGPLSRAITFFVDVMTGIPSIVAGLFAAALFGLIFGPGTRTGFVAAAALSVLMIPVVVRATEEMLKIVPNELREASFALGVRKWRTITKVVIPTAISGIASGVTLAIARVIGETAPILVTAGFARGVNLDVFGGWMSTLPTYIYYQIITPTSPTSTDPSTQRAWAAALVLIILVMLLNLIARLIARMFAPKTSR, from the coding sequence ATGAGTAATGCAACCATGACCCGGCGTCCGTCCCAGTTCACCAAGAACAAGCTTCCCAAGTGGTCCATCTGGGCTGTCCTAGCCGGCGCAATAATTCTCGGAGCAGCTTTCTCAGCACTGCTTGGCTTCAGCCCTATCGCGATGGCAATTTTCACCGCCGTTTTCTTCGTGGTCGGCGGTACCGTGGTGTCGGCAGTGGTGGAAGGCGGACGTAAAGCACGTGACCGGCTTGCCACCTACCTCATCTACGGCGCGTTCATCATCGCGGTGCTGCCCCTGATCTCGGTGATCTGGACTGTGCTGGAACGTGGCATGCCGGGATTGACCTACAACTTCCTCTTCCGTTCGATGAACGGGCTGACGGGCGCCATAGACAACCAGACAGTGATCGATGGAACCCCCGTGTTGGGCGGCGCTTATCACGCGATCCTCGGCACCCTGCAGATCACCCTCTGGGCGACGATCATCTCGGTACCCGTGGGCCTGCTGGCGGCCATCTACCTGGTCGAGTACTCCACTGGCGGTCCGCTCAGCCGAGCAATCACCTTCTTCGTCGACGTGATGACCGGCATCCCGTCGATCGTGGCCGGCCTGTTCGCGGCGGCCCTGTTCGGGCTGATCTTCGGTCCGGGTACCCGGACCGGATTTGTGGCGGCGGCCGCACTGTCCGTGCTGATGATCCCCGTGGTGGTCCGAGCTACCGAAGAAATGTTGAAGATCGTTCCCAACGAGCTTCGTGAAGCTTCCTTCGCCCTCGGGGTGCGGAAGTGGCGGACCATCACCAAGGTGGTCATTCCCACGGCCATCTCCGGTATCGCGTCGGGAGTAACCCTCGCGATCGCACGGGTGATCGGCGAAACGGCCCCCATTCTTGTCACCGCTGGATTCGCGCGTGGAGTGAACCTTGATGTGTTCGGTGGGTGGATGAGCACGCTCCCCACCTACATTTACTACCAGATCATCACGCCAACCTCGCCGACCAGCACTGACCCAAGTACCCAGCGAGCCTGGGCGGCCGCATTGGTCCTGATCATTCTCGTGATGCTACTGAACCTTATAGCCCGCCTCATTGCTCGGATGTTTGCCCCCAAAACCAGCCGCTAA
- a CDS encoding DUF47 domain-containing protein: protein MKLRLFPQEDAGLVLLSDMAQQLVLGVRTMSGILGAATRDYDLLAEELHQHEANSTDLHFALLTSMRSSFVNPLPREDLYALSRLLNEAIEKLDGAAELIALYQLRKLSRRATEQLEVINRQAELTAAAMKRLNSMDELEEYWIEILRLAKRAERTHRIWCSELLNDHKPLVYARHRDVANQLVDVTKDIRKVATHVGSILVKES from the coding sequence GTGAAGCTTCGCCTCTTCCCCCAGGAGGACGCCGGACTGGTGCTGCTTTCCGACATGGCGCAGCAGCTCGTGCTGGGCGTTCGCACCATGTCAGGGATTCTGGGGGCGGCCACGCGGGACTACGATCTCTTGGCCGAGGAACTGCACCAGCACGAAGCCAACTCGACCGACCTGCATTTCGCCCTCCTCACCTCCATGCGCAGCAGCTTCGTCAACCCGCTCCCCCGCGAGGATCTGTATGCGCTGTCCCGGCTGCTGAACGAGGCAATCGAAAAACTGGATGGGGCTGCGGAGCTCATCGCCCTGTACCAGCTCAGAAAACTGAGTCGTCGGGCCACGGAGCAGCTTGAGGTCATCAACCGGCAGGCAGAACTGACTGCGGCGGCGATGAAGCGGCTCAACTCGATGGATGAACTCGAGGAGTACTGGATCGAGATCCTCCGGCTCGCCAAGCGCGCCGAGCGCACCCACAGGATCTGGTGCTCCGAACTCCTCAATGACCACAAACCCCTGGTTTACGCCCGCCACCGCGACGTCGCCAATCAGTTGGTCGATGTCACCAAGGACATCCGCAAGGTGGCGACACACGTGGGCAGTATCCTCGTCAAGGAATCGTAG
- the pstB gene encoding phosphate ABC transporter ATP-binding protein PstB — protein MSKRIDVKDLNVYYSKFLAVEDVNVTIEASSVTAFIGPSGCGKSTFLRTLNRMHEVIPGARVEGEVLLDGDDLYDDAVDPVHVRSQIGMVFQRPNPFPTMSIRDNVLAGVKLNSKRISKSDADALVEKSLRGANLWNEVKDRLDRPGSGLSGGQQQRLCIARAIAVSPEVILMDEPCSALDPISTLAIEDLINELKTDYTVAIVTHNMQQAARVSDKTAFFNIAATGKPGKLIEFGNTTDIFNNPKEKSTEDYVSGRFG, from the coding sequence ATGTCAAAGCGTATCGACGTCAAGGATTTGAACGTCTACTACAGCAAGTTCCTTGCTGTCGAGGATGTCAATGTAACCATTGAAGCCAGCTCGGTCACCGCGTTCATCGGCCCATCTGGCTGTGGCAAATCGACCTTTTTGCGCACCCTTAACCGGATGCACGAGGTGATCCCCGGTGCCCGGGTCGAGGGCGAGGTACTGCTCGACGGCGACGATCTGTACGACGACGCAGTAGACCCCGTGCACGTGCGCAGCCAGATCGGCATGGTCTTCCAGCGACCCAACCCGTTTCCCACCATGTCGATCCGCGACAACGTGCTCGCGGGTGTGAAGCTGAACAGCAAGCGCATCAGCAAGTCTGACGCCGATGCTCTGGTGGAGAAGTCACTGCGCGGTGCCAACCTGTGGAACGAGGTCAAAGATCGTCTTGACCGGCCGGGTTCAGGACTGTCTGGCGGCCAGCAGCAGCGTCTATGCATTGCCCGCGCCATCGCTGTGTCTCCTGAAGTGATCCTGATGGATGAGCCTTGCTCGGCTCTGGATCCGATCTCGACCCTGGCGATCGAGGATCTGATCAACGAGCTTAAAACCGACTACACCGTGGCGATCGTCACCCACAACATGCAGCAGGCCGCCCGGGTATCCGACAAGACCGCTTTCTTCAACATTGCCGCAACAGGTAAGCCGGGGAAACTGATTGAATTCGGGAACACCACAGACATCTTCAACAACCCCAAGGAGAAGTCCACCGAGGATTACGTGTCGGGTCGTTTCGGCTGA
- the pstS gene encoding phosphate ABC transporter substrate-binding protein PstS, whose product MKVLRFGRAAAVISVAALALTACGTDSATDAPAETTGDNGSVESTVTGTLTGSGASSQGAAMTAWQSGFTTANPDATVQYSPDGSGAGREAFLGGGVQFAGSDAYLDEEEHATAQEVCGPEGAFNVPAYIAPIAVAFNLPGVDELNMDAETIASVFRGDIANWNDEAIASQNEGVELPDLAITVVHRSDESGTTENFVDYLSVAAPDVWTDEVSGEWPAEIVAENAQGTNGVVSTTSGTEGAITYTDASAVGDLGQVLVQVGEEYVALTPEAASRAVEVAEPAEVEGAPEVDMSYNLTRDTTESGAYPIVLISYHVYCATYEDQETVDLVKAFGSYVISEDGQADSADSAGNAPISEGLREQAQAAIDSIAVAS is encoded by the coding sequence GTGAAGGTTCTTCGCTTTGGCCGCGCAGCGGCAGTAATCTCCGTCGCCGCGCTCGCATTGACCGCCTGCGGCACCGACAGTGCAACCGATGCGCCGGCAGAGACCACCGGGGACAACGGCTCGGTGGAGAGCACAGTCACCGGCACGCTGACCGGCTCGGGCGCTTCCTCCCAGGGTGCGGCGATGACCGCATGGCAGTCCGGTTTCACGACCGCTAACCCTGACGCAACTGTCCAGTATTCACCCGATGGATCAGGCGCTGGCCGTGAGGCATTCCTTGGCGGCGGTGTGCAGTTCGCTGGTTCGGATGCCTACCTCGACGAGGAAGAACACGCTACAGCCCAGGAAGTGTGCGGGCCAGAGGGCGCGTTCAACGTCCCTGCCTACATTGCCCCAATTGCTGTGGCCTTCAACCTGCCCGGCGTTGATGAGCTGAACATGGACGCCGAGACCATCGCCTCGGTATTCCGCGGTGACATCGCCAATTGGAATGATGAGGCAATCGCCTCCCAGAACGAGGGAGTGGAACTTCCCGATCTGGCCATCACTGTTGTTCACCGCAGCGACGAGTCGGGTACCACTGAGAACTTTGTGGACTACCTTTCTGTTGCAGCGCCTGACGTGTGGACCGATGAGGTCTCGGGTGAATGGCCTGCCGAGATCGTTGCCGAGAACGCCCAGGGCACCAACGGTGTAGTTTCCACCACGTCGGGCACCGAAGGCGCAATCACCTACACCGATGCTTCGGCAGTCGGCGACCTGGGTCAGGTCCTGGTCCAGGTGGGCGAAGAGTATGTTGCGCTCACCCCGGAGGCGGCGTCACGTGCTGTTGAGGTTGCCGAACCAGCCGAGGTGGAGGGCGCTCCCGAGGTCGACATGTCCTACAACCTCACCAGGGATACAACTGAGTCCGGTGCGTACCCCATCGTGCTGATCTCCTACCACGTCTACTGCGCTACCTACGAAGACCAGGAGACAGTCGACCTCGTCAAGGCCTTTGGCTCCTATGTGATCAGCGAAGACGGCCAGGCCGACTCCGCCGATTCGGCTGGAAACGCCCCAATCTCCGAGGGACTGCGCGAGCAGGCCCAGGCCGCTATCGACTCGATCGCGGTTGCTTCCTAG
- a CDS encoding ABC transporter ATP-binding protein, giving the protein MSTPSTPGRYPRLKILWSFIRPHRRVLALGLVLGLITTATALATPMVTKWVLDSVGTSVSLREPIGVLLGLLVVGSVVGLWQWILLGTLAERVVLDARESMVRRFFQAKVAELTGRPTGEIVTRVTSDTVLLREAASSSAVSLVNGTVALFGTLILMGVLDLVLLTTTLTAIVIIGVLFALLMPRIAQAEEQAQESVGNLGGVLEGALRAVRTVKASRAEDRQSERIVTQARESARHSVRAVRTQAVAWTIAGGGIQLAIIVILGVGAWRVDLGVLEVSSLIAFLLYAFGIMGPITELTQNITAVQSGIAAASRISQVQQMEVEEDLADVAQSQVSDRGTGAVLEFRQVRAAYGPDVKPAVDGVTVSIPRLGHTAVVGPSGAGKTTLFSLLLRFIEPQDGEILLEGKPYSSYTHSEIRAQLAYVEQETPIVPGTIRDNLLFTHPDATDDEVWDALRAVKLEEKVMSLPDGLETELSSTAVSGGQRQRIALARAILRTPAVLLLDEATAQVDGLTEAAIHDCIRDRASTGAVLTIAHRLSTVIDADTILVMEDGRIRATGTHGELLASDDLYRRLVEALRIVEPVVG; this is encoded by the coding sequence ATGAGTACTCCTTCCACACCTGGTCGGTATCCGCGGCTCAAAATTCTGTGGTCATTCATCCGCCCACATCGACGGGTGCTGGCGCTCGGTCTGGTCCTGGGGCTGATCACCACAGCCACTGCCCTGGCTACTCCGATGGTGACCAAATGGGTTCTGGACTCGGTAGGCACGTCGGTGTCGCTGAGGGAACCGATCGGAGTCTTGCTGGGGCTCCTGGTGGTTGGCTCGGTGGTCGGATTATGGCAGTGGATTCTGCTCGGCACACTCGCGGAACGGGTTGTGCTGGACGCGCGCGAATCGATGGTGCGCCGGTTCTTCCAGGCCAAGGTCGCAGAACTGACCGGGCGTCCTACGGGGGAAATTGTCACCAGGGTCACCTCGGACACGGTCCTGCTCAGGGAAGCCGCCTCGTCAAGTGCGGTCAGCCTGGTCAACGGGACGGTCGCACTTTTCGGAACCCTGATCCTGATGGGTGTGCTGGACCTCGTCCTACTGACAACCACCCTGACCGCCATCGTCATTATCGGGGTCCTGTTTGCTCTGTTGATGCCCCGCATCGCCCAGGCCGAGGAACAGGCCCAGGAGTCCGTGGGAAACCTGGGGGGTGTGCTGGAGGGCGCGCTCCGCGCGGTCCGCACCGTCAAAGCGAGCCGCGCCGAGGACAGGCAGAGCGAACGCATCGTCACCCAGGCCAGGGAGTCAGCGAGGCACAGCGTGCGCGCCGTGCGCACACAGGCTGTTGCCTGGACGATCGCCGGCGGTGGGATCCAGTTGGCGATCATCGTGATCCTGGGGGTCGGCGCCTGGCGGGTGGACCTGGGGGTGCTTGAGGTATCCAGTCTCATCGCGTTCCTGCTCTACGCATTTGGAATCATGGGGCCGATCACCGAGCTCACCCAGAACATCACCGCCGTCCAGTCGGGAATCGCTGCCGCGTCGCGGATCTCCCAGGTGCAGCAGATGGAGGTTGAGGAGGATCTGGCCGACGTCGCCCAGTCCCAGGTCAGCGACCGGGGGACTGGCGCGGTCCTCGAGTTCCGCCAGGTGCGGGCTGCCTACGGTCCAGACGTCAAGCCGGCGGTCGACGGCGTGACCGTCAGCATCCCGCGGCTCGGGCATACCGCCGTCGTCGGCCCATCGGGCGCGGGTAAAACCACCCTCTTCTCGCTGCTCCTGCGATTCATCGAACCGCAGGATGGGGAGATTCTCCTGGAGGGGAAGCCTTACTCGAGCTACACCCACTCCGAGATCCGCGCGCAGCTGGCGTACGTGGAGCAGGAGACACCCATCGTTCCCGGCACCATCCGGGATAACCTGCTGTTCACTCACCCGGACGCCACCGACGACGAGGTCTGGGATGCCCTCCGGGCGGTGAAATTGGAGGAGAAGGTGATGTCGCTGCCTGACGGCCTGGAGACGGAGTTATCCAGCACAGCAGTCTCCGGTGGGCAACGTCAGCGGATAGCGCTCGCGAGGGCCATTCTGCGGACCCCTGCAGTCCTCCTGCTCGATGAAGCCACCGCGCAGGTCGACGGTCTCACCGAGGCCGCAATTCACGACTGTATCCGCGACCGCGCCAGCACAGGTGCGGTCCTGACCATCGCCCACCGGCTCTCCACGGTGATCGACGCAGACACCATTCTTGTCATGGAGGACGGCCGAATCAGGGCAACCGGCACCCATGGCGAACTGCTGGCCAGCGACGACCTGTACCGGCGGCTGGTCGAAGCACTGAGAATCGTCGAGCCTGTGGTGGGTTGA
- a CDS encoding aromatic acid exporter family protein produces MSRPPLTSRARSFLRNRTRVGFRRSANSLIPAIQMTVCAVGAYVFAERVLGHDGPLFAATSSMIALGFTRDPRLRRVLEVGVGCTLGIALGDVLLALFGTGIWQAAVVLFISILLARFLDSGTIFTTQLGLQSLLVVLLPAPDGGPFTRSVDAIVGGLFALVIVVLAPKDPRKEPKTNVRELLGELSDVLRESATALTRSDPTLAWHALIKARNCQPLMEGLSGSMGAAQEVARLSPAYRRHRLELGELRGSIESIDLAVRNSRVFTRRLTSVINHAALTDEAVQELSQVIEDTADAVDVLGRALSASGAQERELSLRQAREDLAAVATMLHPKLLSIQRLEGEGLVLLFRPLIVDLLEATGLPHDEAAGYLPRL; encoded by the coding sequence ATGTCGCGGCCCCCACTCACCTCGCGAGCCCGCTCCTTTCTTCGCAATCGGACGCGGGTGGGTTTCCGGCGCAGCGCCAACTCACTGATCCCGGCCATTCAGATGACGGTCTGCGCGGTTGGTGCGTACGTGTTCGCTGAGCGGGTGCTCGGGCACGACGGTCCGCTGTTCGCAGCAACCTCGTCGATGATCGCGCTCGGCTTCACCCGCGACCCGCGCCTGCGTCGCGTGCTTGAAGTGGGAGTGGGCTGCACCCTCGGCATTGCCCTGGGTGATGTGCTGCTGGCTTTGTTCGGCACCGGGATCTGGCAGGCCGCCGTCGTACTCTTCATTTCGATCCTGCTGGCACGGTTCCTGGACAGCGGCACCATTTTCACCACACAGCTGGGCCTGCAGTCGCTGCTGGTGGTGCTGTTGCCGGCGCCCGACGGCGGTCCGTTCACGCGCAGCGTCGACGCGATCGTCGGGGGCCTTTTCGCCCTGGTGATAGTGGTGCTGGCCCCGAAGGATCCGAGGAAGGAGCCCAAGACCAATGTGCGGGAGCTGCTGGGTGAGCTCTCGGACGTGCTGCGGGAATCCGCGACGGCACTGACCCGCAGCGACCCGACACTCGCCTGGCATGCCCTGATCAAGGCACGGAACTGCCAGCCTCTGATGGAGGGGCTGTCCGGGAGCATGGGTGCGGCCCAGGAGGTGGCGCGGCTGTCCCCCGCCTACCGTCGGCACCGCCTTGAGCTGGGCGAACTCAGAGGGTCGATCGAATCGATTGACCTTGCCGTCCGGAATAGTCGCGTGTTCACCCGGCGGCTGACCTCAGTCATCAACCATGCGGCACTCACCGATGAGGCAGTGCAGGAACTGTCGCAGGTCATCGAGGACACCGCCGACGCCGTTGACGTGCTGGGGCGTGCCCTCTCCGCGTCCGGTGCGCAGGAACGTGAGCTGTCCCTCCGGCAGGCGAGGGAAGACCTTGCAGCCGTCGCCACCATGCTGCACCCGAAGCTGCTGAGCATCCAGCGGCTCGAAGGCGAGGGGCTGGTCCTGCTGTTCCGCCCGCTGATCGTCGACCTGCTGGAAGCGACCGGTCTGCCCCACGACGAGGCCGCCGGGTACCTGCCCCGGCTGTGA
- a CDS encoding inorganic phosphate transporter encodes MELFLLGIVVVLAGGFAFLNGFHDVSNSVATAVRTRALTPSVAVLLVALFNLVGALLGTGVALLFTGDAIRLPPGRVGLGILIAALIAALSWGLFTWYRGKPSSSTHALIGGLIGSGGASALLGGESIADSERVFLLQIALPLLLSPLVAYLLAYLAVFPAIWLLRYSPPRKVNSGSRMAQSVLAGVFALGHGLQDGQRTMVVVVLALVGSGVATGSDIPLWVQIFAAVLLATGSLFGGWRITHTLSHRLVRVDPLRGMTAQGVSSAMLFVGSISLSMPLSSTHTMTSAILGAGANQRFPTVRGREVVKVLLVWFSTAIVTALIGGILFLAMSPLL; translated from the coding sequence GTGGAGCTGTTCCTCCTGGGCATCGTCGTGGTACTGGCCGGCGGCTTCGCTTTCCTGAACGGGTTCCACGACGTATCCAACTCGGTGGCAACCGCCGTGCGCACCCGTGCCCTCACCCCGAGCGTCGCGGTGCTCCTGGTGGCACTGTTCAACCTGGTCGGCGCTCTGCTTGGCACCGGCGTTGCTCTCCTCTTCACGGGTGACGCCATCCGATTGCCCCCCGGCAGGGTTGGTCTCGGAATCCTCATCGCCGCCCTGATCGCGGCCCTGAGCTGGGGCCTTTTCACCTGGTACCGGGGCAAGCCGTCGTCGTCCACCCACGCCCTCATTGGCGGACTGATCGGCTCCGGTGGAGCGTCAGCTCTGTTGGGAGGGGAATCGATAGCCGACTCCGAACGGGTGTTCCTGCTGCAGATCGCGCTCCCGCTGCTCCTCTCCCCGCTGGTGGCATACCTACTGGCCTATCTCGCGGTGTTCCCTGCGATCTGGCTCCTGCGGTACAGCCCGCCGCGAAAGGTGAACTCGGGTAGCCGGATGGCACAGTCAGTGCTGGCCGGCGTGTTTGCCCTGGGACACGGACTGCAGGACGGGCAGCGCACCATGGTGGTAGTGGTGCTGGCCCTGGTGGGCAGCGGCGTCGCAACCGGCTCGGACATTCCCCTGTGGGTACAGATCTTCGCCGCCGTTCTGCTGGCCACCGGGTCCCTGTTCGGGGGGTGGCGGATCACACACACCCTGTCGCACCGGCTGGTCCGGGTCGACCCGCTGCGCGGCATGACCGCGCAGGGAGTCTCTTCGGCGATGCTCTTTGTTGGCTCCATCTCCCTGTCGATGCCACTCTCAAGCACCCACACGATGACCTCGGCCATTCTCGGAGCCGGCGCCAACCAGCGATTCCCGACAGTGCGCGGCCGCGAGGTGGTCAAGGTGCTACTCGTCTGGTTCTCGACGGCAATCGTGACCGCCCTGATCGGCGGAATCCTCTTTCTGGCGATGAGCCCGCTGCTCTAG
- the radA gene encoding DNA repair protein RadA: MATKTARPARTSAPAYRCGECGWTTAKWVGRCGECQAWGTVEETGQVVARTTAAVTVASPALKIAEIDASAASYQPTQIGELDRVLGGGLVPGAVILLAGEPGVGKSTLVLDVAARVARLGKDVLYITGEESSAQVKLRAERIGALAETLYLTAESDLGQALGQVERLSPSLLIVDSVQTLSSSAVDGTAGGVTQVREVAASLIAAAKTRGMTTILVGHVTKDGSIAGPRLLEHLVDVVCQFEGDRHSRLRLMRAIKNRYGPTDEVGCFDLTETGVEGLADPSGLFVSRTKDPVSGTCITVTLEGRRPLLAEVQALLAESSNSQPRRATSGLDSSRVAMLLAVLQRRASLSLHKDDSYVATVGGVKLSEPATDLAVALAIASAKTNQPLAARLIAFGEVGLAGEVRPVPGIAQRVQEAERLGFTHAVVPASPNGPGRVPAGFTVHEVSTLTQALELLF, encoded by the coding sequence ATGGCAACAAAGACAGCACGCCCGGCACGCACCTCTGCTCCCGCCTACCGGTGCGGTGAATGCGGGTGGACCACCGCCAAATGGGTTGGCCGGTGCGGGGAATGCCAGGCCTGGGGCACGGTCGAGGAGACCGGCCAGGTAGTGGCACGGACGACGGCGGCAGTCACGGTTGCCTCCCCCGCCCTGAAAATCGCGGAGATCGATGCCAGCGCTGCCTCCTACCAGCCCACCCAGATCGGCGAGCTGGACCGGGTGCTCGGTGGCGGCCTCGTGCCTGGGGCGGTAATCCTCCTCGCCGGGGAACCCGGGGTGGGCAAGTCCACTCTGGTGCTCGACGTAGCGGCTCGGGTTGCACGACTTGGCAAAGATGTCCTCTACATTACGGGCGAGGAGTCCTCAGCCCAGGTGAAACTGCGGGCTGAGCGGATCGGAGCCCTTGCCGAAACCCTGTACCTGACCGCCGAGTCCGACCTCGGCCAGGCCCTCGGTCAGGTGGAGCGGTTGTCGCCGTCCCTGCTGATCGTCGACTCCGTTCAGACCCTGAGCAGTTCAGCGGTGGACGGCACCGCCGGTGGCGTGACCCAGGTCCGGGAGGTGGCGGCGTCGTTGATTGCCGCCGCGAAGACCCGGGGCATGACCACCATCCTGGTGGGCCATGTCACCAAGGACGGCTCGATCGCGGGCCCGCGCCTGCTGGAACACCTGGTGGATGTGGTGTGCCAGTTTGAGGGCGACCGCCATTCGCGGCTCCGGCTGATGCGGGCCATCAAGAACCGTTACGGGCCCACCGACGAGGTGGGGTGTTTCGACCTCACCGAGACCGGGGTCGAGGGCCTCGCCGACCCCAGCGGCCTGTTTGTCTCACGCACCAAGGACCCGGTTTCCGGCACCTGCATTACGGTGACCCTCGAGGGACGCCGGCCGTTGCTGGCCGAGGTGCAGGCCCTGCTTGCCGAGTCCTCAAACTCACAACCCCGACGCGCCACCAGCGGGCTCGACAGTTCGCGCGTTGCGATGCTGCTGGCGGTGCTGCAGCGGCGCGCGTCGCTAAGCCTGCATAAGGATGACAGCTATGTGGCGACGGTCGGCGGGGTCAAACTCAGTGAGCCGGCCACCGATCTGGCGGTTGCGTTGGCGATCGCGTCCGCGAAGACGAACCAGCCGCTTGCCGCACGGCTGATCGCGTTCGGCGAGGTGGGGCTTGCCGGTGAGGTCCGGCCGGTGCCAGGGATCGCCCAGCGGGTGCAGGAGGCGGAGCGGCTCGGCTTCACCCACGCGGTGGTGCCAGCATCCCCCAACGGGCCAGGCAGGGTGCCCGCCGGTTTCACGGTCCACGAGGTCTCAACCCTGACTCAGGCCCTCGAGTTGTTGTTTTAG
- the pstC gene encoding phosphate ABC transporter permease subunit PstC: protein MSPNTLRREGDSGQSGDKIFSTASLVAGCLILAVLFGVAIFLLAQALPTFMADPSDISGGNGFFSYIWPIVIGTVIAATIALILATPIGIGVALFISHYAPRRLSQGFGYLIDLLAAIPSVVYGAWGYAVLAPQLAVAYDWLATNLGWIPIFEGPASNTGRTILTAGIVLAVMVLPIITSLSREIFLQTPKLHEEASLALGATRWEMIKMSVLPFARAGIISAAMLGLGRALGETMAVALVLSGGALTASLIQTGNQTIAAEIALNFPEAFGLRLSELIAAGLVLFVITLAVNIIARWIISRHKEFSGAN, encoded by the coding sequence GTGTCTCCGAACACGTTGCGCAGAGAAGGCGACAGCGGTCAATCGGGGGACAAAATATTCTCCACAGCAAGCCTCGTGGCTGGCTGTCTTATTCTGGCAGTGCTGTTTGGTGTGGCAATATTCCTGCTAGCCCAGGCACTCCCCACCTTCATGGCTGACCCATCTGATATCTCGGGTGGTAACGGTTTCTTCTCCTATATCTGGCCGATCGTCATCGGCACGGTAATCGCCGCGACCATCGCACTGATTCTCGCGACCCCGATCGGTATTGGGGTCGCCCTCTTCATCTCCCACTACGCGCCGCGGCGGCTATCCCAGGGATTCGGCTACCTGATCGACCTTCTCGCAGCTATCCCGTCGGTGGTGTACGGCGCGTGGGGCTACGCGGTTTTGGCGCCTCAGCTTGCGGTGGCTTACGACTGGCTTGCCACCAACCTGGGCTGGATCCCCATCTTCGAGGGTCCGGCCAGCAACACCGGCCGGACCATACTCACTGCCGGGATAGTCCTCGCGGTAATGGTCCTGCCCATCATCACCTCGCTCAGCCGCGAGATCTTCCTTCAGACCCCGAAACTCCACGAGGAAGCGTCACTGGCCCTCGGCGCCACCCGGTGGGAAATGATCAAGATGTCGGTGCTGCCCTTCGCGCGTGCTGGCATCATCAGTGCCGCGATGCTCGGGCTCGGGCGAGCGCTCGGCGAGACCATGGCCGTGGCCCTTGTCCTCTCTGGCGGAGCACTCACAGCCAGCCTGATCCAGACCGGAAACCAGACCATCGCAGCCGAGATCGCCCTCAACTTCCCTGAGGCCTTCGGCCTGCGCCTCAGCGAACTCATTGCAGCGGGACTGGTGCTCTTTGTCATCACCCTTGCCGTGAACATCATCGCCCGGTGGATCATCAGCCGCCACAAGGAATTCTCAGGTGCCAACTAA